From Mumia sp. ZJ1417:
TTGCTGGTCTGCGACGTACAGGTAGGTGCAGGTCCTAGCTCTGGTGGCACCGACATAGAGAGCTTCCCGGGTCGTGGTTTCGTCGACGATGACGTGCGCGGTGTCGGCCGTGGCACCTTGCGCGCGGTGGGTCGTGACGGCGTACCCGAGCTGGACGTGGTCGGCAACGTAGCCGGACGGCAGTTCGACACAGGCGCCGCCGCGTTCGACGTGCAGTCGCCCGTCCCCGCTGACCTCAGTGACAGTCCATCGGTCGCCGTTCTTCACGTACGTGCCGTGGATCGTGGTGAGGGCACGGTTGTTGCGACGGGTGGTGATGATGTCGCCGACGCCGGCGGTGGTGCCATCGCGCAGTCGTACGCCGCCGGCTCGGCCGATCTCCCCGGCTCGGATTCTCGCCGCGCGGGCGGTCGTGTTGAGGGCGCGCGCGTCCCGTTCGGTGCTGGCGATGATGATGCTGCTGAGTCCGCGTCGGGTGTCGCGCTCCCAGGCGTTGTAAGCGTACTCGAGAAGATGCGGCCCGCTGCCGGTCACGACGCGGTGGTTGTCCTCGTAGAAGCGCAGACCGGCCGGGTCTCCTCCGCGGATCTGGAGGGTCGCCGCCGCCTCGTCGGGGTTGTGGAAGCGGTGGAGCGTGTCGAGTTCGGGTCCGCCGATGTCGCCGACCAGGAGTCGGAAGGCGCCGCCGGCTTCGACCGCCGAGAGCTGGTACGGGTCGCCGAGTAAGCGGACGACGGCACCGGCCATATGGGCGTGCTGGGTGAGCCAGTCGAGACGTGTGGTGCCGGCGAGACTGGCTTCGTCGACGAGCACCAGGTCGCCTGGTCGCAGGTGAGCCCAGTCGTCGCCACTTACTGGCTCGGCGGTGAGGTGCTGGAACTTGTGGAGGTTCTCGGCCCTGGTGCCGAGCTCGTCTGCAAGGACCTGCGCAGCGGTCGCCGACGGAGCGAGCGGAATAACGCGGCGTCCCGCTTCGCGCCAGATGGTGGCGAGGGCGCGCATAGCGGTGGTCTTCCCTGACCCCGCTGGTCCGACTCCGATCGACAGTGCGTGGGGATTGGTGAGGAAGTCGAGGACGAGCCGGCGCTGGCCAGGGTCGAGCCGGTGGCCTTGCGCCTCTTCGTAGGCCCAGATTCGGGCAACGGCATCGGGCTCGGCCATGACCGGGTGGTCTGTGTGGGCGCGTGCGGTGTCGAGGAGTCGCTGCTCGGCGTCGAGGATGTGCTGGGTCGTGTACCGGGGTGAACCGTAGGTGGTCGCGTCGTTGGAGAGTGGGACCGCGACGTCGGGGGAGAGTGCGCGCTCGAGAGCGCGCACGGTGACGCGTTCGCGGTGAGGAGCGGTCGCGAAGCGAAGGTGGCGGATCTGGCGTTCGATCTCGGCGAGGACGTTCCAGCGGGTCCAGGTCGCCTTGTGCTCAGCGACCACGGAGGTGGCGACCTCGGCGATCAGGTCGACCGGCACCTCGTCCGGATCCCACGCGCGCGCCGGCGCCTTCGGGTTCATCAACTCGGCCAATCGCCGGTCGGGGTCCTTGCCGAGGAACGGTCGAGCTTCGGTGCGCCAGCGGGTGATCTTGTCGGCCAGGGTTTCGCCGAGGATCTTGTCGCCGCGGGTGTCGAGGGTGGCCTGCTGGGCGAGTCGGAGCTGGGCGGCGGTGTCGGGGTCGTGCCTGTGGGTATTGCGGTAGTCGGCGGCGAGCTCACGGTAGCGGTCCTCGATCGCGGCACGGCGTTGGGAGAACGACCGGATCAGATCGAACGGCACGCCGGCGATCTCGCGTACCGGTCGCTTGTCGGCGCGGACCGTGTCGGGACGTTCGGTGAACGCGACGCCAAGCCGTCGGCTGAGCTCGTCCTCGAAGCGGGTGTTGTACCGCTCAGATGCCGCGACTCCTGCCGCGTGCAGGACGCGAGCGTCGAGCGACAGCCAGTGTGCTCGACCGTCGGAGAGGTCGTGAAGGGCGCGGACCTTATTCGAGATCGCTACGTGTGTGTGCAGGTCGGGGTCGCCGGAGCGGGAGTCGAAGTGGTCGAACGCGGCTGCGATGAATCCGCGGGCCTTGGTCTGGACGCCGGCCTTGCCGGTGCGGGCGAAGCAGGTCTCCGTCTCCAACCAGGCGAGGACGTTCTCGACTGCGGCGTGGTGGGCGTCGGAGGCCGCTTGGCGGGTGGCGGCGTCGCCGAGTCCCCACAGGATCGAGGCGCTCTTGACCGGGGTGAATACGAGGTCGTACCCGGCGACGGCGCGACGTTCCTTCGCGGCCTCGGATGTCTCGATCCGAGCCCGTGTCGTCGCGTCTGGGGCGTGGCCGTCCTTGGCCTCGTATCGGGCGATCCGCTCCGCGATCCGATCGTCCCGTGACTCGCGCGTGTGGAAGGCGGGAAAGGCCTGTCCCAGCCGGGCGGCGGTCCTCGCGGCCTCCGGACTCGCGCCGTTGGCTTCCTCGAGCGCGATGATCTGTTCGGCATCGGGGTGCATTCCGGCGCCGAACAGGGACCGCATCTGGTCCTCGCGCACCGTCCCGCTGACGGCCAGCTCGCGCGCCCCGACTCCCATCCACCGACCGGTCGGGTTCCCGGACGCGAGGTAGTAGTCCGCCAGCGACTGGCTGGCAGTCCGCGTGACATCTCCAGACGCGACCTGTCGGGTCAGGTAGGTGTAGCCGTCACCGGCGTGCAGCTTGTGCAGCGTCATCACTGGACGCGACCCCCACGAGTAGCCGAACGAGTAGCCAAACGCCCGAGAAGCAGCGGCCGTCGAGGAACCGCGGCGGAATCCAGATCCCTGCTGACCTGCGCAAACGCATCTCAGCGGCCATCGCCGGACACGCCGCGTGCAACTTGTAATGAGGATGTCGCGGGTTCGACTCCTGTCACCGGCCCCGAATTGGCGGTCGGCCCTCGGCGCCACCACCCGCATGGTGGTGCTGCTCCTCGCGATGGTGTCGATCGAGGTAGCCCGTGACGCATTGCCTCCACATCGCCGGGTACCTGGACACAGCAGTCCGCACCTATCTTCTGGAGGCCTGGTGTCGAGAGGTTCGCGTGCAAGCAGCACCGAGGTCTCCGGCCCAGGAGTGCCTTGCCTCGAATGGCATCCAGGGGGCGAGTTCACCGTCGGGGGCGAGGACGAGCTGCTCCTCGTCGACCAGCGAGGGCAGATGCTCGGACCGGCAGCGGCACCGCTGACGGCCACCCTTAGTAACCGCGGAACACACGGCACCCTCAAGGGCGAGATCTTCGTCGACGAGCTCGAGCTCGAGACGCCCGTGTGCTCGGACGCCGAGGAAGTGCGCCAGTCGCTGAAACACCTACGGAGATCACTGATCACCGAAGGCGTCCGACCGATGGCAGTCGGTCTCCACCCAAGCTCCGGCTTCGGCTCCGTGGACATCTCGACGTCGCGACGATACGACCGGATCGGCGACGAGTTCGCCGGCCTGCTGCGTACGCCGACCGCGGCCTTCCAGGTGCACGTCGGCGTGCCGGACCCGCCCACCGCCCTGAAGGTCTACCGCGGACTGCGCAACCGGCTGTCCGTCTTCCGTGCGCTCGCCGCAGGATCGCCGTACTGGCACGCCCGCGACTCCGGACTCGCCTGCGCCCGTCCAGCCATCCTCAGGTCGTATCCGCGGACGACCATGCCGCCCCCGCTCCCCAGCTGGGAGGCGTACGTCGCGGCGATCGGGATCGCCCTGTGGGCGCACGAGGTGCCCGACTACAGCTATGTGTGCTGGGAGCTCCGGCCGCACCCGAGACTGGGGACGATCGAGGTGCGGGTCATGGACGCGCAGTCGTCGCTGGGGCGCGCCGCCGGACTGACGGCCCTGGTGCAGGGCCTGGCCCGACATGCCGTCGAGTTGCCTGACCCTGACGACCTCCCGGACGAGGTCGTCCTCGCGAACGACCTTCGAGCGTGCCGCTTCGGCCTCGAAGCGACGGTCGTCGATGCGGGCCGGTCACGACGACCCATGCGTGAGGTCGCGGCACGCGCGCTCGACGACGCACGTAAGCAGCTGGCGCCTGACGGTGTGGACGGACCCCTCGACGCCGTGCAGGCGATCCTCGTCGAGCCTCCTGAGTACGTCCGCCAACGAGCCGTGTGCGAGCGAGAAGGGATGCCGGCTCTGCTGGCGGACCTCGTGGCGCGCACGGCGGACGTCGACGGCTGAAAGGTGTGGGGACGACAGAGGCCGTCCCCCACGAGCTGGGGGGACGGCCTCTCTGTCACGGGTTCAGCACAGCTCAGTGGCGGTGCGTCCCACCCAACGGGTCGACCTCGCCGGTCGGCTTCACCTCTCCTCGCCACGCGCCGGTCTCGACGCCACGGGACTCGATGAACTCCTTGAAGCGCTTGAGGTCTCCCGCGACGCGACGCTCGACGACGTTCAGCACGTCGCCGGCCTTCTCGACGATGCCCTCCATGAACCGGGGGAAAGACTCGAACTGCCTCCACTGGTCGTACGTCCTCCCCGATCGCCCGCAGGTCCCGGCCGCTGCGTGGGGCTTGGCCCCCAGGTAGCGTTCCGGTCGTGACTCGTCGTGGCAGCGTCCCGGTCGTCGACCGGTGGGTCGCACTGGTGACGGGGACCCTCGCGCTCGTCGCTCTCGCCGCGTTCTGCGTCGTGACCGCCGTGGCCCCGGAGGCCGGGGTGGTGGAGCCGATCCCGTCCGCCCTCGGTTGGGGCCTCGGTGCGGTCACGATCGTGCTCCAGGCGGTGGCGCTGCTGTGGCGTCGTACCGCGCCGCGTGCCGTCCTGCTCCTGGTCTCCCTCGGGATGCTGCTGTGCGCCGTGTGGGGCCTGGGGGACGGGATCGGCCTGGCCCAGCTGGCCGTCTTCGTCGCCTCCTACACCCTGGGGTTGGCGCAGCCGCTCTCCCGCTCCTGGCCGACCTTCGCCGCCGCCGGGGTGCTTGCGGCTGCCGGCTCGATGATCAGCGCGACGTTCAGTGATGAGCCGGTGGCACTCGCGCTCGGCCTCGGTGCGCTCCAGGGTGTCGGCACGGTGGGGCTCCCGCTGGCGGTCGCGATCGCGGTGGCCACCCGGCGAGAGATCCGGCAGGCGCGGCAGAGCCGGGTGGACGCGCTGGAACGTGAGCGTGGCGCGCTCGTCCAGGCCGCCGTCGCCCGCGAACGGACTGCCATGGCGCGCGAGCTGCACGACATCGCCGCCCACCACCTGTCCGGGATCGCGGTGATGACCGCGGCCATCGGCACGCAGATCGACTCCGACCCCGAGGCCGCCAAGGCCGCCGTCGCGCAGGTACGCACCCAGAGCACCGCGGTGCTGCGTGACCTGCGCAGCCTGGTCGGCCTGCTGCGCGAGGACGACGGTCGTACGGACACGCCCGAGCGGGTACGGCCGGAGTCCCTGGCCGGCATTCCCGCGCTCGTCGACGACGTCAGCGGCACCGTCCGCGACGTCCGGCTGACGGTGCTGGCCGGAGACCACCAGCAGGTCGGTCACGGAGTCGGTCCGCTGGGCCAGCTCGCGGCGTACCGGATGGCGCAGGAGGCCCTCGCCAACGCTGCCCGGCACGCGCCTGGCGCACCCACCGAGGTGACCGTCGACGACCGGGACCCCGAGGCCGTGCTGCTCACCGTCCGCAACGACCGGCCTGGCGGTCCTGCGGCGCAGCCGGGGAGGTCAGGGTTCGGCCTGGTCGGGATGCGTGAGCGCGCCGAGCTCACCGGCGCCAGCCTCGACATCGGTCCCACCCAGGACGGCGGCTGGCTGGTCCGGCTGCGGATCCCGCGGGACCAGGACACCCAGCACATCGACCGCACGACAGCCACCACGGAGGACGCATGACCCGGGTCCTGATCGCCGACGACCAGGCGCTGGTGCGCGCCGGATTGCGGACGCTCATCGACGCCGAGCCGGACCTCGAGGTGGTCGCTGTCGCCTCCGACGGCCGCGAAGCGGTCGAGGCCGCGCGCGCCCTGCGACCGGACGTGGTCTGCATGGACATCCGGATGCCCGGGCAGGACGGCATCAGCGCCACGCGGGAGCTGTGCGGGCCTGGCGTGACCGATCCGATTCCCGTCCTGGTGCTCACCACCTTCGACATCGACGACTACCTCTTTGGGGCGCTGGAGGCCGGGGCCTCGGGGTTCCTGCTCAAGGACGCCGAGCCCGAGGTGCTGGTCGCAGCGGTGCGCTCGGTCGCTCGGGGCAATGGCACCCTCGACGACGCACTGACCAAGCGGGTGCTGCGCGAGGTGGTGACGCGCCGAGAGATCGTCCCTGTCACCGCCGGTCGGGCCACCGAGCTGCTCACCGCCCGTGAGCTCGACATCCTGCTCTTGCTCGCGCAAGGTCTGTCCAACGACGAGATCGCCGCGCAGCTGGTCCTGGAGACCTCGACGGTGAAGTCGCACCTGGCCCGGATGATGCCGAAGCTCGGCGTCCGCTCCCGACTCCAGGCTGCGGTCTGGGCGTACCAGAACAAGGTCGTCGCCGTCCCCGACTGAGCGGACCCCGGCCCGCGCGGCGGCCGCGCTTGCATCGAAGGATGCAAGCCGGAGATCTCCTTCCTGCGCGGCTCGTGGCACACCCCCGCGGATTCGTACCGTCATCGTGTGTTCTCTTCCGATGACCGAGGAGCGGCGATGACCGCCCCCACCACCCACCGCACCGCTCACCCGCACGCGAACGGCGCCACCCGTCCGGCGCTGAGCCTCGTCGACGTGCACAAGCAGTACGCAGGAAGCTCGGGACCAGTCCACGCGCTGCGCGGCGTCTCGCTGGCCCTGGAGCCTGGCTCCTTCACCGCGGTGATGGGCCCCTCAGGCTCGGGCAAGTCGACGCTGCTCAACTGCGCCGCCGGACTCGACGCGCCGACCAGCGGCAGGATCACTGTCGGTGAGCACGACATCAGCACGCTCTCGCCCGATGCACTGACCCGGTTCCGCCGCGACCACATCGGCTTCATCTTCCAGTCGTACAACCTCGTCCCGCACCTCAGCGTGGCCGACAACGTCACGCTGCCCGCGATGCTGGCCGGGAAGGCCGACGAGCCACGCTGGCTGGCCGAGCTGCTCGACGCCGTCGGGCTGGCCGAGATGACGCAGCGCCGCCCCGGCGAGCTCTCCGGCGGGCAGGCCCAGCGCGTCGCGATCGCGCGCGCGCTCTTCTCCCGGCCCACCGTCGTCTTCGCCGACGAGCCGACCGGCGCACTCGACCGCCGTACCGGCACGGCCGTCCTGGCCCTGCTGCGCGAGACCGCGTCCCGGCTCGGGCAGACCGTGGTCATGGTGACCCACGACCCGCTGGTGGCTGCGACCGCCGAGCAGGTGCTCTTCCTCTCCGACGGACGTCTGGTCGACCGGCTCACGAACCCGACGGCGGCTTCGGTCGCCGAGCGTATGCTCGGGCTGGAGCGATGAGCACGATGTGGCGTCTCGCCCGCTCTGGTGCCACCGCCCACCTGCCGGGCCTGGTCGGCCCGTTCTTGGTGGTCGCCCTTGCCGCCGTGCTGGTCTCCGGGACCGGAGTCCTCATCGAGTCCGGCCTCCGCTCACCGGGCGGCGCCGGGTTCCTGATCCTCCTGGCCCTCTCCTTCACCGGCACCGCGACCATGCTGATCGTCTTCGTGGTCTCGGCGACCGTCTCGCTCGCCCTGCGCCGACGGCAACGGGACTTTGCGCTGCTGCGCGCGGTCGGCGCGACCCGCGGCCAGGTCCGTGGGCTGGTCGCCCGCGAGATCAGCCTGGTCGTGCTGGTGGCGGCGCCGCTGGGTGCACTCGTCGGCCTCGTCGCCGTCCGGCTGCTGACGCCCGTCCTGGTCGAGGCAGACATGGTGGGGCCGGACTTCCAGATGGCGCTCTCACCCCTGCCTGTGCTGGCGGCCGCGCTCGTCCTGCTGCCGGTGGCGTGGCTGGCCGCTCGGTTGGCGACGCGGTCGACGCTGCGTGCCGCGCCGACCGCAGCAGTCACGCAGAGCGTCGTCGAGCCGGTCGGCATCGGGCGCGTCCGCCGGATCAGCGCCCTCGCCCTCGCCGGAGCCGGCCTCATCATGGCGCTGAGCCCGCTGTTCATGCCCGGCACCCTCGGAAGCGCGATGGCCGCGACCTCGGCGTTCCTGCTCGTCGGTGCGGCGGCTGCCGCCGGCCCCGTGCTCGTCGCGTGGCTGCTGGACCATGCCAGCCTGCGAGGCGGACCGGCCACCCGCCTGGCGCTCGCCAACACCCGCGGCTTCTCGCGACGGCTGACCACCGTGGTGGTGCCGCTCGCCCTCGCCTTGGGGGTCGGCACCGTCCAGGCCACGACCGACGACACCTTGGCGGTGGCCGGCGAGCGCCAGCTGGCGGCCGGCCTGGACGCCGACCTGATCGTCACCGGCAGCGACCTCGACGAGTCCCGGCTCGCCGCACTCGCCACCCTGCCCGGCGTCGACGCGGCGGCCCCGCTCGCCACGGTGCCTGCGAGTGTGCGTACCGATGACGAGGCCGGGTGGCTCGGGCCGCTGGGATGGGAGCCGACGCAGGTACGCGGCCTCCCGGCCGGCGAGCTCGACGGCATGCTCGATCCTGGCGTTCGCGACGGCGACCTGGCCGCGCTGGACGCCCCGGACACCGTCGCGATCAGTCGAGACGCGCGCCTCGACACCGGCAAGGGCATCGGCGAGAAGATCGCGATCCGCTGGGCCGGCGACGACTTCGCGTGGGCGGAGGTCGTCGCGATCTATGACCGCGGCCTGGGTTTCGGGGACTATCTCGTCGGCCAGGGCACTCCCGCGGTGCACGGTGTCGACGTCCGTGCCGACACGGTGCTGCTTCGCGCCGACGAGCCGGGTGTGGGGGCCGCGGTCGCCGGCCTCGGGCTCACGGCGACCGACGAGGCGGCGTACGTCGCGTCGACGACCGAGTCGGGGGCCGCAGCGCGGGACCTCTCTGCCCTGCTGCTGCTCCTGCTGCTGGTCTTCGTCGTGGTGGCCGCCGCCAACGCGCTGGTCCTCAGCACCGCCGGACGACGCGACGAGCTGGTGCTGCTGTGGCGCACCGGCGCAACCCGACGCCAGCTGATCGCGATGGCGAGCGTCGAGGCCCTGGTCATCGGAGGCCTGGCCTGGCTGATCGGGACTGCCACGGTGATCCCGGCGGTCCTAGGCGTCAGCGGCGGCCTCCTCGGTGTGGCGGTGCCGCCGTTCGACCTGGTCGGCTACGGCGTCCTGAGCGCTGCTGTGCTGCTCGTACCGCTTGTAACCGTCGTCCCGGTGGTCGCCCGAGCAGCGCTGGGCAAGCGTTCGGCGCGGACGTAGGGTCGAGATCGTGGGCGGCGACGGGGGGCCGAAGTGATTCTTCGGCGGGTGGCTGTCGGCTCGTGCGTCGGGCTGACCGTTGTCGGCCTGCTTGCCGCCCCCGCGACAGCGGCCAGCGACTCCGCGGACGATCCCGTCAACCGCGTCGTCGCGATCTCGGTGGACGGCCTCAACCCCAAGGCGATCCACATGCTCGGCCGGTCCCGTACGCCGAACTTCCACCGGCTGATGCGGCAGGGCGCCGTCACACTGAACGCCCGCACGGCACGCGAGCAGACCCGTACCCTGCCGAACCACACCGGCATGCTGACCGGCAGGCGGATCGATCCTCGTCGCGGCGGACACGGCGTCACGTTCAACGACGACACGGGCACGACCGTGCACCGGGCGGCGGGCCGCCACATCTCCAGCGTGTTCGACGTCGTGCACAACAGTGGCGGTTCGACGGCGCTCTTCGCCGCGAAGACGAAGTTCGCCCTCTATCAGCGCACCTGGAACGCCACGATCGACCGGTTCACCGTCGACACCGACAACTCGCGACTCGTGACCAGGGTGACTGCCGAGCTGCGGCGGGCACCCCGTACGTTCACCTTCGTCCACCTGTCGCGGCCGGACCAGGCCGGTCACACCCGCGGGTTCATGAGTCGCGCATACCTGCGTGCGGTCCGCAGGACCGACCGGCTGCTCGGACGGATCCTGTCGACGATCCGCGCCCGGCCGGCGCTGCGCAAGCACACCCTGGTCGTGCTCACGGCCGACCACGGTGGCTCTGGCGCCTCGCACGGCGACGCTCGCAGGCTGGCCAACTACCGGGTGCCGTTCATGGTGTGGGGCCCTGGAGTCGCCGCGGGCCGGAACCTCTATCGCCTCAGCCCGCGCTACCGCAGCCCAGGCTCGGCCCGTACGAGATACACGGGCAGGCAGCCGATCCGCAACGGCGACCTCGCCAACCTGGTCACCGACGCCCTCGACCTGCCTCGCGTCCCTGGTGCGCGGTTCAACGTCCGACGACGCCTCAACGCCTTCCGCTGACGTCGGTGCCGATCTGCGGCGCATTCGATGATCACTCTCTGAGAGGGGTTCACACGATGCAGACGGTCACACTCAACAACGGGGCTGAGATGCCGATCCTCGGCTTCGGCGTCTACCAGATTCCCGCGGAGGAACTCAGAAGGCCGTCGAATCTGCGCTCGAAGTCGGCTACGGGCACCTCGACACCGCGGCGTCGTACGGAAACGAGGAGGCTGTCGGCGCAGCGATCAGGCCCACGGGGTCGCACGTGGCGACCTGTCGAGGACGACACCAAGCGCGCCTTCGAGAGCTCGTTGCGCCGTCTCGGACTGGACTACGTCGACCTCTACGTGATCCACCAGCCGCTCGGTGACTACTACAGCGAGTGGCGGGCCATGCAGCGGCTCTACGGAGAGGGGAGTATTCGTGCGATCGGTGTCTCGAACTTCTATCCTTCCCACGCGCTTCCTACCAGGACCTGATGCGCGAACGCGATGTGCAGATCGAGGCACTGGGGCCCGTTCGGTGAAGGCAAGAACAATCTGTTCTCCAACCCCGTCCTCTCCGCGATCGCCGGGGCGCACAGCAAGCCCGTCGCCCAGGTCGTGCTCCGGTGGCTCGTTCAGCGTGGGGTCGTCGCCGTCTCCAAGTCCGTACGTGCGGAGCGGATTGCAGAGAACCTCGAGGTCTTCGACTTCGTCTTGACCGACGCAGAGATGGGCCAGATCGCGTCACTCGACACCGGTGAGCGACCCCTCCACCATCCGACGGCGCCGGCTACGCGTCGCTTGGCGCGTCTCGGATCCAGCCGCGGCGCAGGCCCTCGTCGACGAGCATGCCCGTTGCGTCACCGAGCGTGGTCGACGCCGCGACGACACCGGACTCGCGAGCGCGGATGGTGGCGAGGTTCGCGCCGGGCATCCGCCACGTCCCGCCTTCGTTGAACCAGTTGAGCAGCATCGGCTCCAGCCGGTCGATGCCCTTGCAGAACCTCGCCTCCGGCGTCTTCCCCGCCTCGAACTCGTCCCAGAGCGCACGGATCTCCTGCGCCTGATCCTCGGGCAGCTGGGTGAACAGCCGGTCGGCTGCAGCCTCCTCCCGCTCGCGCTGATCGACTCGAGAGGCGGCGTCGAACACCGGGCTGTCGCCGGCATAGATCTCGACGAGGTCGTGGATGACGACCAGCTTCACCGCGTGGCCGACGTCGATCGGCTCCTCCGCGTACTCCGCGAGCAGCACCACCATCAGCGCGAGGTGCCAGGAGTGCTCGGCGTCGTTCTCGCGGCGATCGGCCGCAGCGAGCGGCGACGCACGCAGGATCGTCTTGAGCTTGTCGGCCTCGGCGATGAAGGACAGCTGCGCCGCGAGTCGCGCGTCGATGCCGTCAGGGAGCGGGTTGCGGGTGATGATCAGGGCGTCGTCTTCCACGACTCCGACACTCTCACGCGATGAGTTGCGCCGTCGCCGCCGGTCAGCCCTCCCAGATGCCGACGAGTGCGAGGAGCAAGGCGATGGTCAGCACAGGACGAGAGGCGACCGCGATCTCTGAGACCGGGATCCTGCGCCCGGGCGACGACGGGTACGACGCCGCCCGTCAGGTGTGGAACGCGATGGTCGACCACCGGCCCGCGATGATCGTGCGCTGCCGTGAGACCGCCGACGTGGTGGCGGCCGTGCTGCTGGCCCGTCGCGAGGGACTCGAGATCGGCGTGCGGTGCGGCGGGCACAGCGTCGTCGGGCACGGGGTCCCCGACGGCGGGCTGATGATCGACCTGACCCCGATGCGCGCCGTACGGGTCGCGCCGACCCGCCGCAGGGCGTGGGTCCAGGGTGGCGCTCTGCTCGGAGCCCTCGACGCCGCCACCCAGCCGTACGGACTGGCTACGACGGCGGGCAACGTCTCGCACACCGGCGTCGGTGGTCTCACGCTTGGCGGCGGGATGGGATGGCTCGCCCGCCAGCACGGGCTGACGTGCGACAACGTCGAGTCGTTCGAGATGGTGACCGCCACCGGAGACGTCGTACGGGCGTCGGCCGACGAGAACCCGGAGCTCTACTGGGGCCTGCGCGGGGGTGGGGGCAACTTCGGCATCGTCACGGAGTTCGAGCTCCGTCTGCACGAGACGGGGACGCAGACGCTCAGCGTCGAGCTCGACTTCGCCGTCGGCGATGCCGCGTCCGCCGTCGCCCGTTGGCGTGACCTCAACGCGACCGCACCACGGCGAGCGACGTACGCCGCCTCAGTCGCCGGCGGCGTGGTGACGCTCGGCTTCGTGTGGATCGGCGACCCGGGCGAAGGCCGCGAGCACGCACGACTGCTCGAGGCGCTCGGCCGACCGGTGGCGCGGCGCGTGGACGCGATGCCGTACGTCGACCTCCAGCGCCGCGATGACACCCTCGAGGGCCACGCGCTGCGTCGCTACTGGAAGGGCCACTACCTCCGCGACCTGCCCGACGCCGCGATCGAGGTCCTGCTGACCCAGGACCCGACGGTGGCCGCGAGCCTCCAGGCGTACGGCGGTGCGATCGACGAGGTGGACGACGACGCGACGGCGTACAGCCAGCGAGGCACGGTCTTCGAGTACGTCGCGGCGGCGCGCTGGACGGATGCCGAGGCCGATGAGGAGCAGATGGCGGCCGCGCGCGCGGCCGCCGCACGGCTGGAGCCGTACGCCAGCGGCGTCTACGTCAACGTGCTCGGCGACGAGGGCGCGACCGGCGTACGACGGGCGTACCTGCCGGCGACGCTTGCGCGGCTCACGGCGCTCAAGGACACGTACGACCCCGACAACGTCTTCCACCTGAACGCGAACATCCCGCCGAGCGCGCCGTCCTAGACTCCGCCTCGTCCATCCACTCTGCGGTGGGGCCAACGGAAAGTGCGTCCCCCACCGCGCAGT
This genomic window contains:
- the mobF gene encoding MobF family relaxase — encoded protein: MTLHKLHAGDGYTYLTRQVASGDVTRTASQSLADYYLASGNPTGRWMGVGARELAVSGTVREDQMRSLFGAGMHPDAEQIIALEEANGASPEAARTAARLGQAFPAFHTRESRDDRIAERIARYEAKDGHAPDATTRARIETSEAAKERRAVAGYDLVFTPVKSASILWGLGDAATRQAASDAHHAAVENVLAWLETETCFARTGKAGVQTKARGFIAAAFDHFDSRSGDPDLHTHVAISNKVRALHDLSDGRAHWLSLDARVLHAAGVAASERYNTRFEDELSRRLGVAFTERPDTVRADKRPVREIAGVPFDLIRSFSQRRAAIEDRYRELAADYRNTHRHDPDTAAQLRLAQQATLDTRGDKILGETLADKITRWRTEARPFLGKDPDRRLAELMNPKAPARAWDPDEVPVDLIAEVATSVVAEHKATWTRWNVLAEIERQIRHLRFATAPHRERVTVRALERALSPDVAVPLSNDATTYGSPRYTTQHILDAEQRLLDTARAHTDHPVMAEPDAVARIWAYEEAQGHRLDPGQRRLVLDFLTNPHALSIGVGPAGSGKTTAMRALATIWREAGRRVIPLAPSATAAQVLADELGTRAENLHKFQHLTAEPVSGDDWAHLRPGDLVLVDEASLAGTTRLDWLTQHAHMAGAVVRLLGDPYQLSAVEAGGAFRLLVGDIGGPELDTLHRFHNPDEAAATLQIRGGDPAGLRFYEDNHRVVTGSGPHLLEYAYNAWERDTRRGLSSIIIASTERDARALNTTARAARIRAGEIGRAGGVRLRDGTTAGVGDIITTRRNNRALTTIHGTYVKNGDRWTVTEVSGDGRLHVERGGACVELPSGYVADHVQLGYAVTTHRAQGATADTAHVIVDETTTREALYVGATRARTCTYLYVADQQLLRLDTDRPPTPESNPFEMLREALSRSGPHRSATQTRRSARRRARTSNLQLPQHRRDDNGNLGPGRAGIARSW
- a CDS encoding glutamate-cysteine ligase family protein, producing MPCLEWHPGGEFTVGGEDELLLVDQRGQMLGPAAAPLTATLSNRGTHGTLKGEIFVDELELETPVCSDAEEVRQSLKHLRRSLITEGVRPMAVGLHPSSGFGSVDISTSRRYDRIGDEFAGLLRTPTAAFQVHVGVPDPPTALKVYRGLRNRLSVFRALAAGSPYWHARDSGLACARPAILRSYPRTTMPPPLPSWEAYVAAIGIALWAHEVPDYSYVCWELRPHPRLGTIEVRVMDAQSSLGRAAGLTALVQGLARHAVELPDPDDLPDEVVLANDLRACRFGLEATVVDAGRSRRPMREVAARALDDARKQLAPDGVDGPLDAVQAILVEPPEYVRQRAVCEREGMPALLADLVARTADVDG
- a CDS encoding sensor histidine kinase — protein: MTRRGSVPVVDRWVALVTGTLALVALAAFCVVTAVAPEAGVVEPIPSALGWGLGAVTIVLQAVALLWRRTAPRAVLLLVSLGMLLCAVWGLGDGIGLAQLAVFVASYTLGLAQPLSRSWPTFAAAGVLAAAGSMISATFSDEPVALALGLGALQGVGTVGLPLAVAIAVATRREIRQARQSRVDALERERGALVQAAVARERTAMARELHDIAAHHLSGIAVMTAAIGTQIDSDPEAAKAAVAQVRTQSTAVLRDLRSLVGLLREDDGRTDTPERVRPESLAGIPALVDDVSGTVRDVRLTVLAGDHQQVGHGVGPLGQLAAYRMAQEALANAARHAPGAPTEVTVDDRDPEAVLLTVRNDRPGGPAAQPGRSGFGLVGMRERAELTGASLDIGPTQDGGWLVRLRIPRDQDTQHIDRTTATTEDA
- a CDS encoding response regulator transcription factor codes for the protein MTRVLIADDQALVRAGLRTLIDAEPDLEVVAVASDGREAVEAARALRPDVVCMDIRMPGQDGISATRELCGPGVTDPIPVLVLTTFDIDDYLFGALEAGASGFLLKDAEPEVLVAAVRSVARGNGTLDDALTKRVLREVVTRREIVPVTAGRATELLTARELDILLLLAQGLSNDEIAAQLVLETSTVKSHLARMMPKLGVRSRLQAAVWAYQNKVVAVPD
- a CDS encoding ABC transporter ATP-binding protein codes for the protein MTAPTTHRTAHPHANGATRPALSLVDVHKQYAGSSGPVHALRGVSLALEPGSFTAVMGPSGSGKSTLLNCAAGLDAPTSGRITVGEHDISTLSPDALTRFRRDHIGFIFQSYNLVPHLSVADNVTLPAMLAGKADEPRWLAELLDAVGLAEMTQRRPGELSGGQAQRVAIARALFSRPTVVFADEPTGALDRRTGTAVLALLRETASRLGQTVVMVTHDPLVAATAEQVLFLSDGRLVDRLTNPTAASVAERMLGLER